The following proteins come from a genomic window of Peptoniphilus equinus:
- a CDS encoding DNA-3-methyladenine glycosylase: protein MENKYETLQSILEGDTVLAAESLLGSILVLEQDGHHLMARIVETEAYLGIHDKACHSYGGRITPRNSVLYRPAGTLYVYFTYGMHYLLNIVTGDVARPEAVLIRGVEPLGDINPFAMNRYGQPFDTLTPYQKKHITNGPGKLTKALGISKVHNGTVLGERVSLELQKPTEAIVATARIGIDYAEEARDWPLRFYLRGNGHVSKR, encoded by the coding sequence ATGGAAAATAAATATGAGACACTTCAATCGATCTTGGAAGGTGACACCGTTCTCGCAGCTGAGTCCCTCCTAGGGTCGATTTTAGTTTTGGAACAAGATGGCCATCATCTCATGGCGCGAATCGTGGAGACGGAAGCCTATTTAGGTATACATGATAAAGCATGTCATAGTTATGGTGGACGGATCACACCGAGAAATTCGGTGCTTTATCGACCGGCAGGAACCCTTTACGTGTACTTTACCTACGGTATGCATTATCTTTTAAATATTGTCACAGGGGATGTCGCGCGACCTGAGGCTGTACTGATTCGAGGGGTGGAACCTTTAGGAGATATAAATCCCTTTGCCATGAATCGATATGGTCAACCCTTTGACACACTCACGCCGTACCAAAAGAAACACATCACCAACGGTCCCGGCAAGCTTACCAAAGCTTTGGGCATTTCCAAAGTCCATAATGGTACTGTCTTAGGTGAGCGGGTGAGTCTGGAGCTTCAAAAGCCGACTGAAGCGATAGTCGCCACAGCACGAATAGGGATTGACTATGCCGAAGAGGCGAGGGATTGGCCTTTGAGATTTTATCTTCGAGGCAATGGTCACGTGTCAAAACGGTGA
- the pyrF gene encoding orotidine-5'-phosphate decarboxylase — translation MGDVIIALDFDAKDKALQFLKPFDTAYVKIGMELFYKEGPGIISEIKALGHKIFLDLKLHDIPNTVKKATLSLMALDVDMINFHVAGGGTMLKEAVQAARSVNPEVVLIGVTMLTSTDEATAHDDIKIDPTLTLKDTVAAYAQLAKDAGLDGVVCSALEVPSIKAHCGDTFLTVTPGIRPDKNQKDDQKRVVTPADARMLGSDYIVVGRPITQAEDPVGAYEKIKAEFGGIPS, via the coding sequence ATGGGAGATGTTATCATTGCATTAGACTTTGACGCTAAAGATAAAGCTTTGCAATTTTTAAAACCATTCGACACAGCATACGTAAAAATCGGCATGGAGCTTTTTTATAAAGAAGGTCCCGGAATTATCAGTGAGATCAAAGCTCTCGGGCATAAAATATTCTTAGATTTAAAGCTCCACGACATACCGAACACTGTCAAAAAGGCGACACTGAGCTTGATGGCTCTGGATGTGGATATGATTAACTTTCACGTCGCCGGCGGTGGCACCATGCTTAAAGAGGCGGTTCAGGCGGCGCGAAGCGTGAACCCTGAGGTTGTACTTATTGGCGTCACGATGCTCACATCGACAGATGAAGCCACTGCCCACGACGATATAAAGATCGATCCGACCTTGACCTTAAAAGATACCGTCGCAGCTTATGCACAGCTTGCAAAGGATGCAGGTCTGGACGGTGTCGTCTGTTCTGCCTTAGAAGTGCCGTCGATTAAAGCGCACTGTGGCGATACATTCCTGACAGTGACACCGGGGATTCGTCCGGACAAAAATCAAAAAGACGATCAGAAACGTGTGGTCACACCGGCTGATGCAAGAATGCTGGGGAGCGACTACATCGTTGTGGGACGTCCTATCACTCAAGCTGAGGATCCTGTGGGCGCATATGAAAAAATTAAAGCAGAATTTGGAGGCATACCATCGTGA
- a CDS encoding YkvA family protein — protein sequence MNPAKILWNLRGTSEAIFGDKNRLFELIKNAGSKSSRIAEFSTIQKDMNVLLRMVKDVAQGRYTLSKSSVLMVVGALVYLLNPMDIVPDFILGLGFLDDLSIFTYLIAKLRNELESYDTWSLNNQHGK from the coding sequence TTGAATCCAGCGAAGATTTTATGGAATTTACGCGGCACGTCAGAAGCCATATTTGGCGATAAGAATCGTCTGTTTGAGCTCATTAAGAATGCCGGTTCGAAGTCATCACGCATTGCAGAATTTTCAACCATTCAAAAAGACATGAACGTCCTTCTTAGAATGGTCAAAGATGTAGCGCAAGGTCGCTACACACTGTCCAAGAGTTCGGTGCTCATGGTAGTCGGCGCACTGGTCTATCTGCTCAACCCAATGGATATTGTTCCGGACTTTATTTTAGGTCTTGGATTTCTCGACGACTTGAGTATTTTTACCTATCTCATTGCTAAACTCAGAAATGAATTGGAAAGTTACGACACGTGGTCTTTGAATAATCAACATGGAAAATAA
- the pyrE gene encoding orotate phosphoribosyltransferase: MKAIAESLLDIEAVSLRPQAPFTWASGIKSPIYCDNRLTLSYPKTRQLIEDSFVKLIETHFPTANYIMGTATAGIPHAALIADKMGLPMGFVRSSNKDHGKGNKIEGAVIPGAKVVVIEDLISTGGSSIEAAKALEAAGFEVLGVAAIFSYLLDNARQNFDACGYVHVTLTDFEELTEVALDRGIISKDAIDGLNRWRKDPSDESWIG; the protein is encoded by the coding sequence GTGAAAGCTATAGCAGAAAGTCTATTGGACATTGAAGCAGTGAGCCTGCGTCCGCAAGCACCCTTTACTTGGGCTTCGGGCATTAAATCCCCGATTTATTGTGACAACCGTCTCACGCTGTCTTATCCGAAAACACGTCAGCTCATTGAAGACAGCTTTGTGAAGCTGATTGAAACACACTTTCCAACCGCCAACTACATTATGGGTACGGCGACCGCAGGCATCCCTCATGCAGCCTTGATTGCTGATAAGATGGGACTGCCTATGGGATTTGTTCGCAGTTCCAATAAGGACCATGGCAAAGGCAACAAAATTGAAGGGGCAGTGATCCCGGGGGCAAAAGTGGTCGTCATTGAAGATTTGATTTCCACCGGCGGTTCATCCATAGAAGCGGCAAAAGCTCTTGAAGCGGCAGGCTTTGAAGTGCTGGGCGTAGCGGCGATCTTCTCCTACCTTTTGGATAACGCACGACAAAACTTTGATGCCTGCGGATACGTCCATGTCACATTGACAGACTTTGAAGAACTCACAGAAGTGGCTTTGGACCGAGGCATTATCTCAAAAGATGCCATTGACGGCCTGAACCGTTGGCGTAAAGATCCGTCGGATGAATCTTGGATTGGATAA
- a CDS encoding YbjQ family protein, with translation MLLSTTSTIEGHTITSYLGLVYGETINGINFMKDIGAGFRNFVGGRSAGYESELLEARNTCMDEMIRRAQDLGADGIVGININVEALGQGNMILVNVVGTAVRFS, from the coding sequence ATGTTACTCTCAACCACATCGACCATTGAAGGCCATACAATCACATCCTACTTGGGATTGGTATATGGCGAGACCATTAACGGCATTAACTTTATGAAAGATATTGGCGCAGGTTTTCGAAATTTTGTCGGCGGACGTTCTGCCGGCTATGAAAGTGAGCTTTTGGAGGCTCGTAACACCTGTATGGACGAGATGATCCGCAGAGCACAAGACTTAGGCGCTGACGGCATTGTGGGCATCAATATTAACGTAGAGGCGCTGGGTCAGGGTAATATGATCCTTGTCAATGTTGTCGGGACTGCCGTGCGCTTCAGCTAA
- the prfB gene encoding peptide chain release factor 2 (programmed frameshift) translates to MEQNIYLDKERLNEAKSLVESLGESLDLAGLREELQALEAKQMDPGFWDDSDKAQKVIKQLNHVQSKVNKYDALIKKIDGAADLLEIMELEEDFTFYDEFKKDLDDIETLADDFKLETLLNGEYDNSDAILTIHAGAGGTEAQDWAGMLFRMYTRYAEQKGFKVEVLDLQKEDEAGIKSATILITGDNAYGYLKGEKGVHRLVRISPFDANKRRHTSFSSLDVYPQLDEEVEVEIRDEDLKVDTYRSSGAGGQHVNTTDSAVRITHKPTGIVVQCQNERSQIQNRETAMNMLKAKLIALAEEEQKEKIDDLQGNYAQIAWGSQIRSYVFQPYTMVKDHRTGAEVGDVNKVMDGSLDLFINSYLKDKAQAN, encoded by the exons GTGGAACAAAATATATATTTAGACAAGGAGCGCCTGAATGAGGCGAAATCCTTAGTGGAAAGTCTTGGTGAATCTCTT GACCTGGCGGGTCTAAGAGAAGAATTACAAGCATTGGAAGCCAAACAGATGGATCCCGGGTTCTGGGACGATTCTGACAAGGCACAAAAAGTTATCAAACAACTTAACCACGTCCAGTCAAAGGTGAACAAGTACGATGCGCTGATAAAGAAAATTGACGGTGCGGCGGATCTTTTGGAGATTATGGAACTGGAAGAAGATTTCACATTCTATGACGAATTCAAAAAAGACCTGGATGACATTGAAACCTTGGCGGATGACTTTAAGTTGGAGACGCTGTTAAACGGTGAATACGACAACAGCGACGCCATCTTGACCATTCATGCCGGCGCAGGCGGAACGGAAGCACAAGACTGGGCCGGTATGCTCTTTAGAATGTATACGCGCTATGCTGAACAAAAGGGTTTTAAAGTCGAGGTGCTGGATCTTCAAAAAGAAGATGAAGCAGGTATTAAATCTGCAACGATCCTTATTACCGGAGACAATGCCTACGGTTATCTCAAAGGCGAAAAGGGCGTACATCGTTTGGTGCGTATCTCGCCATTTGATGCCAATAAGCGGCGTCATACATCTTTCTCATCATTGGATGTCTATCCGCAGCTGGATGAGGAAGTGGAAGTGGAAATTCGGGATGAAGACTTAAAGGTAGATACTTACCGCTCCTCAGGTGCCGGTGGGCAACACGTCAACACTACGGACTCTGCGGTGCGGATCACCCATAAACCGACAGGCATTGTGGTACAATGCCAAAATGAACGGTCTCAAATTCAAAACCGTGAAACGGCGATGAATATGTTAAAGGCTAAACTCATTGCTCTTGCAGAAGAAGAACAGAAGGAAAAGATCGACGACTTACAGGGCAATTATGCACAAATTGCATGGGGTTCTCAAATTCGTTCTTACGTTTTCCAACCATATACTATGGTTAAGGATCATCGCACCGGAGCAGAAGTGGGCGATGTGAATAAAGTGATGGACGGCAGTTTGGATCTGTTTATCAATAGCTATTTAAAAGACAAAGCCCAGGCAAATTAG